Proteins co-encoded in one Saccharomyces cerevisiae S288C chromosome II, complete sequence genomic window:
- the ETR1 gene encoding enoyl-[acyl-carrier-protein] reductase (2-enoyl thioester reductase; member of the medium chain dehydrogenase/reductase family; localized to mitochondria, where it has a probable role in fatty acid synthesis; human MECR functionally complements the respiratory growth defect of the null mutant), with translation MLPTFKRYMSSSAHQIPKHFKSLIYSTHEVEDCTKVLSVKNYTPKQDLSQSIVLKTLAFPINPSDINQLQGVYPSRPEKTYDYSTDEPAAIAGNEGVFEVVSLPSGSSKGDLKLGDRVIPLQANQGTWSNYRVFSSSSDLIKVNDLDLFSAATVSVNGCTGFQLVSDYIDWNSNGNEWIIQNAGTSSVSKIVTQVAKAKGIKTLSVIRDRDNFDEVAKVLEDKYGATKVISESQNNDKTFAKEVLSKILGENARVRLALNSVGGKSSASIARKLENNALMLTYGGMSKQPVTLPTSLHIFKGLTSKGYWVTEKNKKNPQSKIDTISDFIKMYNYGHIISPRDEIETLTWNTNTTTDEQLLELVKKGITGKGKKKMVVLEW, from the coding sequence ATGCTTCCCACATTCAAACGTTACATGTCGTCCTCAGCTCATCAGATTCCCAAGCACTTCAAATCGCTCATCTATTCAACTCATGAAGTTGAGGATTGTACCAAGGTTTTGtcagtgaaaaattatacGCCTAAACAAGACTTATCTCAATCAATTGTGTTAAAAACTTTGGCCTTTCCCATAAACCCTTCGGATATCAATCAGTTGCAAGGAGTATACCCGTCTCGTCCAGAAAAGACATACGATTACTCCACAGATGAGCCAGCCGCTATCGCCGGTAATGAGGGTGTCTTTGAAGTTGTTTCTTTACCTTCGGGAAGTTCCAAGGgagatttgaaattgggTGACCGAGTTATCCCATTGCAGGCAAATCAAGGGACTTGGTCCAATTATAGAGTTTTCTCTAGTAGTTCTGATTTAATCAAGGTAAATGATTTGGATCTGTTTTCTGCGGCAACTGTATCTGTTAATGGTTGTACCGGTTTCCAATTAGTATCAGACTATATCGACTGGAACAGTAACGGTAATGAATGGATTATCCAAAATGCCGGTACATCTAGTGTATCAAAAATAGTTACGCAAGTAGCAAAAGCTAAAGGGATCAAAACATTAAGTGTTATACGTGACCGTGATAATTTTGATGAGGTAGCAAAAGTTTTGGAGGATAAGTATGGTGCTACGAAGGTTATTTCCGAATCGCAAAACAACGACAAGACTTTTGCCAAAGAAGTATTGTCCAAGATTTTGGGTGAAAATGCAAGGGTGAGGCTTGCCTTGAATTCTGTTGGAGGTAAATCCAGTGCATCAATAGCACGTAAGTTGGAAAATAATGCTTTGATGCTCACTTATGGAGGAATGTCAAAACAACCTGTAACTTTACCAACATCTCTACACATTTTCAAAGGCTTGACATCCAAAGGGTACTGGGTGactgaaaagaacaaaaaaaaccCCCAAAGCAAGATTGACACCATCAgtgattttatcaaaatgtATAATTATGGTCACATTATTTCACCAAgagatgaaattgaaactCTTACCTGGAATACTAACACTACTACTGACGAACAGTTACTAGAACTAGTCAAAAAAGGTATAACTGGGAAggggaagaaaaaaatggttgTTTTAGAATGGTAA
- the OLA1 gene encoding Obg-like ATPase (P-loop ATPase with similarity to human OLA1 and bacterial YchF; identified as specifically interacting with the proteasome; positively regulates heat shock response; null mutant displays increased translation rate and increased readthrough of premature stop codons; protein abundance increases in response to hydrogen peroxide and to DNA replication stress) — MPPKKQVEEKKVLLGRPGNNLKAGIVGLANVGKSTFFQAITRCPLGNPANYPFATIDPEEARVIVPSPRFDKLCEIYKKTASEVPAHLTVYDIAGLTKGASAGEGLGNAFLSHIRSVDSIYQVVRCFDDAEIIHVEGDVDPVRDLEIINQELRLKDIEFAQKALEGAEKIAKRGGQSLEVKQKKEEMDLITKIIKLLESGQRVANHSWTSKEVEIINSMFLLTAKPCIYLINLSERDYIRKKNKHLLRIKEWVDKYSPGDLIIPFSVSLEERLSHMSPEDAEEELKKLQTISALPKIITTMRQKLDLISFFTCGPDEVREWTIRRGTKAPQAAGVIHNDLMNTFILAQVMKCEDVFEYKDDSAIKAAGKLMQKGKDYVVEDGDIIYFRAGAGKN, encoded by the coding sequence ATGCCTCCAAAGAAGCAagtcgaagaaaaaaaggtcTTATTGGGTCGTCCAGGTAATAACTTGAAAGCCGGTATTGTCGGTTTGGCCAATGTTGGTAAGTCTACCTTTTTCCAAGCCATCACTAGATGTCCATTGGGTAACCCAGCTAACTATCCATTCGCTACCATTGATCCAGAAGAAGCCCGTGTTATTGTCCCATCTCCAAGATTTGATAAGTTGTGTGAAATCTACAAGAAGACAGCTTCGGAAGTTCCAGCTCATTTGACCGTTTACGATATTGCTGGTTTGACTAAGGGTGCCTCTGCTGGTGAAGGTTTGGGTAATGCTTTCTTGTCTCACATCAGATCAGTCGATTCTATCTACCAAGTCGTTCGTTGTTTCGATGATGCTGAAATTATCCACGTTGAGGGTGACGTTGATCCAGTTCGTGATTTAGAAATTATTAACCAAGAACTAAGATTGAAAGATATTGAATTCGCACAAAAGGCTTTGGAAGGTGCTGAAAAGATTGCCAAAAGAGGTGGTCAATCTTTGGAAGTCaaacaaaagaaggaagaaatgGATTTGATTACGAAAATCATTAAATTGCTAGAGAGTGGTCAAAGAGTTGCTAATCACTCCTGGACttcaaaagaagttgaaattATCAACTCCATGTTCTTGTTGACTGCTAAGCCATGTATCTATTTGATTAATTTATCTGAAAGAGATTACatcagaaagaaaaacaagcATCTGCTAAGAATCAAGGAATGGGTAGACAAGTACTCTCCAGGTGACTTGATCATTCCATTCAGTGTTTCTCTAGAAGAAAGACTATCTCATATGTCCCCAGAAGatgctgaagaagaattgaagaaactgCAGACAATATCTGCCTTGCCAAAGATTATCACTACCATGAGACAAAAGTTAGATttgatttcctttttcacCTGCGGTCCAGATGAAGTTCGTGAATGGACCATCAGAAGAGGTACTAAAGCTCCACAAGCTGCTGGTGTTATTCATAACGATTTAATGAATACCTTTATTTTGGCTCAAGTTATGAAATGTGAAGATGTCTTCGAATATAAGGACGATTCTGCCATCAAGGCCGCTGGTAAGTTGATGCAAAAGGGTAAAGACTATGTCGTTGAAGACGGTGATATCATTTACTTCAGAGCTGGTGCTGGTAAGAATTGA
- a CDS encoding uncharacterized protein (hypothetical protein; conserved among S. cerevisiae strains; YBR027C is not an essential gene) yields the protein MFKGSVSLYILCFALGLRNTFLIYNVCNNIKNNCMDNTSGPIGDTIFLIYGIIIIIGPRRCFFFYLKRVVLLQGTHEWCTQGLFPWLKKLEITNVHCHLRRFIICQLHLI from the coding sequence atgtttaAAGGATCTGTGTCACTGTATATACTTTGTTTTGCTTTAGGGTTACGAAACacatttttaatatataatgtatgtaataatattaaaaacAACTGTATGGATAATACTTCTGGACCAATCGGTGATACCATCTTCCTTATTTATggtattattatcattattggaCCCCGCCggtgcttttttttttaccttaAAAGAGTGGTTCTCCTCCAAGGGACGCACGAGTGGTGTACCCAGGGGTTGTTTCCATGGCTAAAGAAATTGGAGATTACAAACGTACATTGTCATTTAAGAAGGTTCATAATCTGCCAATTACATTTGATATAA
- the YPK3 gene encoding putative protein kinase YPK3 (AGC kinase; phosphorylated by cAMP-dependent protein kinase (PKA) in a TORC1-dependent manner; directly phosphorylated by TORC1; phosphorylates ribosomal protein Rps6a/b (S6), in a TORC-dependent manner; undergoes autophosphorylation), whose amino-acid sequence MIFSLDEELHRVSLDDKKNDIKVDYSSAIYNDINHEQGSSITYEESINHLSVHSNAIPLNGMSPAHRMRRRSSAYSKFPILTPPNTRRFSITGSDAMRTNTNRLSITPQDIISSNIGENELSRNLHDFKPVRVLGQGAYGKVLLVKDVNTSKLYAMKQLRKAEILISQTATDSKREDEDKNDGNNNDNDDGLSKRLERTFAERSILSEIEHPNIVKLFYSFHDNSKLYLLLQYIPGGELFYHLKEHGTLDETTVSFYAAEISCALRFLHTKGVVYRDLKPENCLLNQRGHLVLTDFGLSKKSANDSAVDEEDPENVNALYSIIGTPEYCAPEILLGKAYSQNCDWYSLGCLLYDMLVGKPPYTGSNHKVIINKIQQNKQGPKIPFYLSEGMKDILNALLKKETAKRWNVDKYWAKTGANNKPTKSKKKKSGAARTSLFTEHFIFRKIDWKLLESGQLQKTTLGPIVPVITDLELAENFDTEFTSMSYEETYTDSKPININSVSKSPDMFKGFSYKASGSYLEKYF is encoded by the coding sequence ATGATTTTCTCACTAGATGAAGAACTTCATCGTGTGTCACTAGATgataaaaagaatgacATTAAAGTAGATTATTCCTCGGCAATATACAATGATATCAATCATGAACAAGGCAGCTCCATCACATATGAGGAGAGTATAAATCACCTCTCGGTTCATTCAAATGCGATTCCGCTAAATGGCATGAGTCCTGCACATAGGATGAGAAGAAGGTCCTCAGCTTATTCCAAATTCCCTATTCTCACTCCACCAAATACGAGAAGATTTTCTATTACAGGTTCGGACGCAATGCGAACTAATACGAATAGACTATCCATAACACCTCAGGACATTATTTCCTCTAATATTGgagaaaatgaattatCAAGGAACCTGCACGATTTTAAGCCCGTGAGAGTCCTAGGCCAAGGTGCCTACGGTAAAGTTCTTCTTGTTAAGGACGTCAATACATCCAAGCTGTATGCTATGAAGCAATTACGGAAAGCAgaaattttaatttctcAAACAGCCACAGATTCCAAGAGAGAAGACgaagataaaaatgatGGTAATAACAACGATAATGACGATGGATTATCAAAGAGGCTTGAGAGAACATTTGCCGAACGGTCTATTCTATCTGAAATAGAACATCCAAACATTGTCAAgttattttattcttttcacGATAACTCAAAGTTATATTTACTGCTACAATATATCCCTGGCGGTGAACTATTTTACCACTTGAAGGAACACGGGACCCTAGATGAGACGACAGTTTCGTTTTACGCGGCAGAAATCAGCTGTGCCTTGAGATTTTTGCATACGAAAGGTGTTGTCTATAGAGATTTAAAACCTGAAAACTGTTTATTGAATCAACGTGGACATTTAGTATTGACAGATTTTGGTCTGAGTAAAAAAAGTGCTAATGATTCCGCGGTTGATGAGGAGGATCCAGAGAACGTCAATGCCCTATACTCGATTATCGGTACGCCTGAATACTGTGCGCCTGAAATATTATTAGGTAAAGCTTACAGTCAGAATTGTGATTGGTATTCTTTGGGATGTCTGTTGTATGACATGTTAGTAGGTAAGCCTCCATATACTGGTAGCAATCATAAGGTGATCATTAATAAGATTCAACAAAACAAGCAAGGCCCCAAAATTCCATTTTATCTGAGCGAGGGAATGAAAGATATATTAAACGCGCTGTTGAAGAAGGAAACTGCCAAAAGGTGGAATGTTGACAAATACTGGGCCAAAACCGGGGCTAATAATAAGCCTACTAAGTctaagaagaagaaatcagGGGCTGCAAGAACTAGTCTTTTCACTGAACATTTTATCTTTAGAAAAATAGACTGGAAGTTATTAGAATCTGGACAATTGCAAAAAACCACTCTAGGCCCAATTGTTCCAGTTATTACGGATTTGGAACTAGCGGAAAATTTTGACACAGAATTTACTTCTATGTCATATGAGGAAACCTATACGGATAGCAAGCCGATTAATATCAATTCGGTGAGCAAGTCCCCGGATATGTTCAAGGGATTTAGTTATAAAGCAAGTGGTAGCTATTTGGAGAAGTACTTTTGA
- the POA1 gene encoding ADP-ribose 1''-phosphate phosphatase (Phosphatase that is highly specific for ADP-ribose 1''-phosphate; a tRNA splicing metabolite; may have a role in regulation of tRNA splicing) — translation MSNITYVKGNILKPKSYARILIHSCNCNGSWGGGIAYQLALRYPKAEKDYVEVCEKYGSNLLGKCILLPSYENSDLLICCLFTSSFGGSSHGEKQSILNYTKLALDKLKTFREAKDKTRTSEDSIGDYLNGHIKYPIGEYKLEMPQINSGIFGVPWKETERVLEEFSGDMSFTVYQL, via the coding sequence ATGTCGAACATCACTTATGTCAAAGGTAACATCTTAAAACCAAAGTCATATGCTAGGATCCTCATCCATTCTTGCAACTGCAATGGCTCGTGGGGTGGTGGGATCGCTTATCAACTTGCTTTGCGCTACCCAAAAGCAGAGAAAGATTACGTTGAAGTATGCGAAAAGTATGGTTCTAATTTACTAGGCAAATGCATATTACTTCCCAGTTACGAAAACTCAGATCTGCTGATTTGTTGCTTGTTTACATCATCATTTGGAGGTTCAAGTCATGGAGAAAAGCAAAGTATTTTGAATTATACAAAACTTGCTTTAGATAAATTGAAGACCTTTAGAGAAGCAAAAGACAAAACTCGAACAAGTGAAGATTCAATCGGTGACTATTTAAACGGCCACATCAAATACCCAATAGGGGAATATAAATTGGAAATGCCACAGATAAATAGTGGCATATTCGGAGTCCCTTGGAAAGAGACAGAACGCGTGTTAGAAGAATTTAGTGGCGACATGAGTTTTACAGTATATCAGCTGTAA
- the SCO2 gene encoding putative thioredoxin peroxidase SCO2 (Protein anchored to mitochondrial inner membrane; may have a redundant function with Sco1p in delivery of copper to cytochrome c oxidase; interacts with Cox2p; SCO2 has a paralog, SCO1, that arose from the whole genome duplication): protein MLNSSRKYACRSLFRQANVSIKGLFYNGGAYRRGFSTGCCLRSDNKESPSARQPLDRLQLGDEINEPEPIRTRFFQFSRWKATIALLLLSGGTYAYLSRKRRLLETEKEADANRAYGSVALGGPFNLTDFNGKPFTEENLKGKFSILYFGFSHCPDICPEELDRLTYWISELDDKDHIKIQPLFISCDPARDTPDVLKEYLSDFHPAIIGLTGTYDQVKSVCKKYKVYFSTPRDVKPNQDYLVDHSIFFYLIDPEGQFIDALGRNYDEQSGLEKIREQIQAYVPKEERERRSKKWYSFIFN, encoded by the coding sequence ATGTTGAATagttcaagaaaatatgcTTGTCGTTCCCTATTCAGACAAGCGAACGTCTCAATAAAAGGACTCTTTTATAATGGAGGCGCATATCGAAGAGGGTTTTCAACGGGATGTTGTTTGAGGAGTGATAACAAGGAAAGCCCAAGTGCAAGACAACCACTAGATAGGCTACAACTAGGTGATGAAATCAATGAACCAGAGCCTATTAGAACCAggttttttcaattttccaGATGGAAGGCCACCATTGCTCTATTGTTGCTAAGTGGTGGGACGTATGCCTatttatcaagaaaaagacgCTTGCTAGAAACTGAAAAGGAAGCAGATGCTAACAGAGCTTACGGTTCAGTAGCACTTGGCGGTCCTTTCAATTTAACAGATTTTAATGGTAAGCCTTTCACTGAGGAGAATTTGAAGGGTAAGTTTTCCATTTTATACTTTGGATTCAGTCATTGCCCCGACATTTGTCCAGAAGAGCTTGACAGATTAACGTATTGGATTTCTGAATTAGATGATAAAGACCATATAAAGATACAGCCATTGTTTATCTCATGTGATCCTGCAAGAGATACACCGGATGTCTTGAAAGAGTACTTAAGCGATTTTCACCCAGCTATCATTGGTTTAACCGGTACGTACGACCAAGTGAAAAGCGTATGCAAAAAATACAAGgtatatttttcaactcCACGTGATGTCAAGCCCAACCAGGATTACTTAGTGGACCATTCgatatttttctatttgaTCGACCCTGAAGGACAGTTTATCGATGCGTTGGGAAGAAACTACGATGAGCAATCTGGTCTCGAAAAGATTCGTGAACAAATTCAGGCGTATGTGCCAAAGGAAGAACGGGAGCGTAGgtcaaaaaaatggtactcttttatcttcaattga
- the CHS3 gene encoding chitin synthase CHS3 (Chitin synthase III; catalyzes the transfer of N-acetylglucosamine (GlcNAc) to chitin; required for synthesis of the majority of cell wall chitin, the chitin ring during bud emergence, and spore wall chitosan; contains overlapping di-leucine and di-acidic signals that mediate, respectively, intracellular trafficking by AP-1 and trafficking to plasma membrane by exomer complex; requires AP-3 complex for its intracellular retention) — MTGLNGDDPDDYYLNLNQDEESLLRSRHSVGSGAPHRQGSLVRPERSRLNNPDNPHFYYAQKTQEQMNHLDVLPSSTGVNPNATRRSGSLRSKGSVRSKFSGRETDSYLLQDMNTTDKKASVKISDEGVAEDEFDKDGDVDNFEESSTQPINKSIKPLRKETNDTLSFWQMYCYFITFWAPAPILAFCGMPKKERQMAWREKVALISVILYIGAIVAFLTFGFTKTVCSSSKLRLKNNEVSTEFVVINGKAYELDTSSRSGIQDVEVDSDTLYGPWSDAGKDASFLFQNVNGNCHNLITPKSNSSIPHDDDNNLAWYFPCKLKNQDGSSKPNFTVENYAGWNCHTSKEDRDAFYGLKSKADVYFTWDGIKNSSRNLIVYNGDVLDLDLLDWLEKDDVDYPVVFDDLKTSNLQGYDLSLVLSNGHERKIARCLSEIIKVGEVDSKTVGCIASDVVLYVSLVFILSVVIIKFIIACYFRWTVARKQGAYIVDNKTMDKHTNDIEDWSNNIQTKAPLKEVDPHLRPKKYSKKSLGHKRASTFDLLKKHSSKMFQFNESVIDLDTSMSSSLQSSGSYRGMTTMTTQNAWKLSNENKAVHSRNPSTLLPTSSMFWNKATSSPVPGSSLIQSLDSTIIHPDIVQQPPLDFMPYGFPLIHTICFVTCYSEDEEGLRTTLDSLSTTDYPNSHKLLMVVCDGLIKGSGNDKTTPEIALGMMDDFVTPPDEVKPYSYVAVASGSKRHNMAKIYAGFYKYDDSTIPPENQQRVPIITIVKCGTPAEQGAAKPGNRGKRDSQIILMSFLEKITFDERMTQLEFQLLKNIWQITGLMADFYETVLMVDADTKVFPDALTHMVAEMVKDPLIMGLCGETKIANKAQSWVTAIQVFEYYISHHQAKAFESVFGSVTCLPGCFSMYRIKSPKGSDGYWVPVLANPDIVERYSDNVTNTLHKKNLLLLGEDRFLSSLMLKTFPKRKQVFVPKAACKTIAPDKFKVLLSQRRRWINSTVHNLFELVLIRDLCGTFCFSMQFVIGIELIGTMVLPLAICFTIYVIIFAIVSKPTPVITLVLLAIILGLPGLIVVITATRWSYLWWMCVYICALPIWNFVLPSYAYWKFDDFSWGDTRTIAGGNKKAQDENEGEFDHSKIKMRTWREFEREDILNRKEESDSFVA; from the coding sequence ATGACCGGCTTGAATGGAGATGATCCTGATGACTACTATCTGAACCTTAATCAAGATGAAGAGTCTCTACTTAGGTCAAGACACAGTGTCGGCTCAGGAGCACCTCATAGACAAGGCTCTTTAGTGCGGCCCGAAAGAAGCCGACTGAACAATCCTGATAATCcacatttttattatgCGCAGAAAACGCAGGAGCAGATGAATCACCTGGATGTTTTACCATCAAGTACCGGTGTAAACCCAAATGCAACTCGTCGGAGTGGCTCCCTGCGCTCCAAAGGCTCAGTGAGAAGCAAATTTAGTGGCCGCGAAACGGATAGCTATCTTTTACAAGATATGAATACTACTGACAAGAAGGCTTCCGTTAAAATAAGTGATGAAGGTGTTGCGGAAGACgaatttgataaagatGGTGATGTGGACAATTTCGAAGAAAGCTCCACGCAGCCCATAAATAAGTCTATCAAACCATTAAGAAAGGAAACGAATGATACATTGTCATTTTGGCAGATGTACTGTTATTTCATTACGTTTTGGGCACCTGCTCCAATTCTTGCTTTCTGCGGGATGCCAAAGAAGGAAAGACAAATGGCGTGGAGAGAAAAGGTTGCTTTAATTTCTGTCATCTTGTACATTGGTGCGATTGTGGCTTTCCTGACTTTTGGTTTCACTAAAACCGTTTGTAGTAGTTCGAAACTACGTTTGAAAAACAACGAAGTATCAACAGAATTTGTCGTAATTAACGGTAAGGCTTATGAATTGGATACTTCCTCGCGTTCCGGTATACAAGACGTTGAAGTAGATTCAGACACCCTTTATGGGCCCTGGTCAGATGCTGGTAAAGATGCTTCGTTCTTGTTTCAAAATGTGAATGGTAACTGTCATAACCTTATAACTCCAAAGAGTAATTCTTCCATTCCCCATgacgatgataataatttaGCATGGTATTTTCCTTGTAAGTTAAAGAATCAAGATGGCTCTTCGAAGCCAAACTTCACAGTTGAAAATTACGCAGGATGGAACTGTCATACGTCTAAAGAAGATAGGGACGCATTTTACGGTTTAAAGTCGAAAGCTGATGTTTACTTCACTTGGGATGGTATAAAGAACTCTTCTAGAAACTTGATTGTTTATAATGGCGACGTTTTGGATTTAGATCTTCTTGATTGGTTGGAAAAGGATGACGTTGACTATCCCGTTGTATTCGATGACTTGAAGACTTCAAATTTACAAGGTTATGATCTTTCGTTGGTTTTGTCAAATGGGcatgaaagaaaaattgcgAGATGTTTGAGCGAAATTATTAAAGTTGGTGAAGTAGACTCCAAAACCGTCGGTTGTATTGCCTCTGATGTCGTTTTGTATGTTTCTCTGGTATTTATTCTTTCAGTGGTGATAATTAAATTCATAATTGCCTGCTACTTCCGTTGGACTGTAGCTAGGAAACAAGGTGCATATATCGTGGACAATAAAACAATGGATAAACACACAAACGATATCGAGGATTGGTCTAATAATATTCAAACAAAAGCTCCTCTAAAGGAAGTAGATCCTCATTTGAGGCCAAAGAAATACTCAAAAAAGTCGTTGGGACACAAGCGTGCTTCAACCTTTGACTTGCTGAAAAAACACAGCTCCAAAATGTTTCAATTTAACGAATCTGTGATAGATCTAGACACCTCCATGAGCAGTTCACTACAATCTTCTGGTTCATACAGAGGAATGACAACAATGACCACTCAAAATGCTTGGAAACTCTCGAATGAAAACAAAGCTGTACATTCCCGTAATCCATCTACTTTGTTGCCTACATCCTCGATGTTTTGGAATAAAGCGACTTCCTCTCCTGTACCAGGATCATCGCTGATTCAGAGTCTTGATTCGACGATTATACATCCCGATATCGTTCAACAACCACCACTGGATTTTATGCCATACGGGTTCCCATTGATTCATACTATCTGTTTTGTTACTTGTTATTCTGAGGATGAAGAGGGTTTAAGAACCACTTTAGACTCTCTTTCTACCACAGATTATCCAAATTCCCATAAACTACTGATGGTTGTTTGTGATGGTTTAATTAAGGGCTCGGGCAACGATAAGACTACTCCAGAGATAGCGTTAGGAATGATGGACGACTTTGTCACCCCACCTGATGAAGTTAAACCTTACTCCTATGTGGCAGTGGCATCAGGCTCTAAAAGACACAATATGGCCAAGATATATGCGGGTTTTTACAAATATGACGATTCTACAATTCCACCAGAAAATCAACAACGTGTCCCAATCATTACAATTGTGAAGTGCGGTACTCCTGCAGAGCAGGGGGCCGCCAAACCCGGTAACAGAGGTAAGCGTGATTCTCAAATTATTCTGATGTCctttttagaaaaaataacattTGATGAAAGAATGACTCAATTGGAATTTCAgcttttaaaaaatatttggcAGATTACGGGGCTAATGGCAGACTTCTACGAAACGGTACTTATGGTTGATGCTGATACTAAAGTCTTTCCCGATGCTTTAACTCATATGGTCGCTGAAATGGTTAAAGATCCTTTGATTATGGGTCTTTGTGGTGAGACCAAGATCGCTAATAAGGCACAATCTTGGGTAACTGCAATTCAAGTGTTTGAGTACTATATTTCGCATCATCAGGCTAAAGCTTTTGAATCTGTCTTCGGTTCGGTAACTTGTTTGCCGGGATGTTTCTCAATGTATCGTATAAAATCTCCTAAAGGTTCAGATGGTTATTGGGTACCTGTATTGGCAAATCCAGATATTGTTGAAAGATATTCGGATAATGTTACAAACACTTTGCATAAGAAGAACTTATTATTACTTGGTGAAGATAGatttttatcttcattAATGTTAAAGACTTTCCCTAAGAGAAAGCAAGTATTTGTTCCAAAAGCTGCTTGTAAAACTATTGCCCCTGATAAATTCAAAGTCTTACTTTCCCAGCGTCGAAGATGGATTAATTCTACGGTACATAACCTTTTTGAATTAGTTCTAATCAGAGACTTATGTGGCACTTTCTGTTTTTCCATGCAATTTGTGATTGGTATTGAATTGATTGGTACTATGGTACTGCCGTTAGCCATTTGCTTTACTATTTATGTCATTATTTTTGCCATTGTATCAAAACCTACACCCGTAATCACTTTAGTTTTACTGGCAATTATTCTTGGTCTGCCCGGCTTAATTGTTGTTATAACTGCTACGAGATGGTCGTACCTATGGTGGATGTGCGTATATATTTGTGCTTTGCCTATTTGGAATTTCGTACTACCTTCATATGCGTACTGGAAATTTGATGACTTCTCATGGGGTGATACGAGAACTATTGCGGGAGGTAATAAAAAGGCACAAGACGAGAATGAAGGTGAATTTGATCACTCAAAGATTAAAATGAGGACATGGAGGGAATTTGAAAGGGAAGATATTCTCAATCGGAAGGAGGAAAGTGACTCCTTCGTTGCATAG